A genomic window from Candidatus Obscuribacter sp. includes:
- a CDS encoding phosphoribosylformylglycinamidine synthase translates to MNAPVNVLAQAGEGSALTDYFAVVLPRQLKEQNALAFYWFARPAGSSVRELQKHASELLTDSVDEEFWFCPMHESESLWLKLKERGIAHFVLRQLKAGVTDNAASAVKQALTIMGMQDFLLVATGTLYAGKSEIPKVSHNNLTERVKTYQVSHVTDLLGFPHRQESQAGGFSVVDIDLDDDALVALSKERLLSLTLSEMQAIRAHFNDAKTQAERKKIGLTKDPTDVELEIIAQTWSEHCKHKIFNAKIEHTEEHLKEDGQVESAKVEAIDSLYKTYIKGATAKLKEARPDLLSVFEDNAGVVAFDDDYAVCFKVETHNSPSALEPYGGALTGILGVNRDILGTGLGAKPIFNTDVFCFPHPQSEFVQGLASAGLIDAAELLTGVRQGVQDGGNKSGIPTVNGAVFFDDSYRAKPLVYCGTGGILPLKLADSGLDAVKKHTKNGDHIVMAGGLVGRDGVHGATFSSLALDDSVGSDVVQIGDPFTQKRLTDFVLAARDAGLITGITDNGAGGLSSSVGEMAGITGGATMEVSQVPLKYPGLADWQIVVSESQERMTISTDNVEALLAMANRFDVMAVAIGQFDDSGYFRVTREGKTVALLNLEFLHDGAPRLALQSKWTFRAEVEVGQPAFAIDNDKDLTPVFKKVLAHPNVCSREAIIRQYDHEVQGGSVIKPLMGPAQKSPCDAGVVLPRLGSDRALAVSCGMTPLLSQFDPYLMAQCSADEAVRNAVCVGADPDSISLLDNFCWPDPVQSDKNPLGQEKLAQLVLSVKGLHDICMEYGTPLISGKDSMKNNFDDGKLHLAIEPTLLVSAMGIVPDCNLAVSSDFKNEGDLVYLIAAGAPALTASVLADLDSDLNSSRLPHLNTALALTLYRRLYQATGSGLVQSMHDVSDGGLAITLAECALGGAIGLSATLSPVYFAHLAIKETLRRSLMDSRALAFAEGPGMIVASVAPGDQAKFEKLFDQLPLYQIGKVGGNHFELKDNDGHKLVSLPLSELLPAFESQAHMMGVN, encoded by the coding sequence CGCCCTGACTGATTATTTTGCAGTGGTTTTGCCACGGCAATTAAAGGAGCAAAATGCTCTGGCCTTTTACTGGTTTGCAAGACCGGCTGGTTCATCGGTTAGAGAATTACAAAAGCATGCCAGTGAGCTTTTGACCGATAGTGTGGATGAAGAATTTTGGTTTTGTCCCATGCACGAATCAGAAAGTCTCTGGCTCAAATTAAAGGAGCGTGGTATCGCTCATTTTGTTTTGCGTCAACTCAAAGCCGGTGTCACCGATAACGCTGCCAGTGCTGTCAAACAGGCTCTGACTATTATGGGGATGCAGGACTTTTTATTGGTTGCTACCGGTACTCTTTATGCTGGTAAAAGTGAAATCCCAAAAGTCTCACACAATAATTTGACCGAGAGAGTCAAAACCTATCAGGTCAGTCATGTCACTGACTTATTGGGCTTTCCTCACAGACAGGAGAGTCAGGCTGGTGGTTTTAGTGTTGTCGATATCGACCTTGATGATGATGCCCTGGTAGCGCTCAGCAAGGAGCGTTTGCTCTCATTGACACTATCTGAGATGCAGGCTATTCGCGCTCATTTTAATGATGCTAAGACTCAAGCTGAGCGCAAAAAGATTGGACTGACCAAAGACCCCACCGATGTGGAATTAGAAATAATTGCTCAGACCTGGTCAGAGCACTGCAAGCACAAAATCTTTAATGCCAAAATTGAACACACTGAAGAACACCTCAAAGAAGATGGTCAAGTCGAGAGTGCTAAAGTAGAAGCCATAGATAGCCTCTACAAGACCTATATCAAAGGTGCCACAGCCAAGCTCAAAGAGGCAAGACCGGACCTGCTCTCTGTCTTTGAAGACAATGCCGGTGTGGTGGCCTTTGATGATGACTATGCTGTTTGCTTTAAGGTAGAGACACACAATAGTCCCTCTGCTCTTGAGCCTTATGGCGGTGCCCTGACTGGCATCCTCGGTGTCAATCGCGACATCCTCGGCACTGGTCTTGGCGCTAAACCGATCTTTAATACCGATGTGTTTTGCTTCCCTCATCCACAAAGTGAATTCGTCCAGGGTCTTGCCAGCGCTGGATTGATTGATGCAGCAGAGCTACTGACTGGTGTGCGCCAGGGCGTACAAGATGGCGGTAATAAGAGTGGCATACCCACAGTCAATGGTGCAGTCTTTTTTGATGACAGCTACCGGGCTAAACCGCTTGTTTATTGCGGCACCGGTGGCATCCTGCCCCTTAAGCTAGCTGATAGTGGTCTGGATGCTGTCAAAAAACACACCAAAAATGGCGACCATATCGTCATGGCTGGTGGTTTAGTCGGACGCGACGGCGTACACGGCGCTACTTTTAGCAGTCTGGCGCTAGACGATAGTGTCGGCTCTGATGTTGTGCAAATCGGTGACCCCTTTACCCAAAAGCGCCTTACCGACTTTGTCCTGGCTGCTCGCGACGCCGGTCTAATTACTGGTATCACTGATAACGGTGCTGGTGGTTTGTCGTCCTCAGTCGGTGAGATGGCTGGCATCACTGGTGGTGCCACTATGGAAGTCTCGCAAGTACCGCTTAAATATCCGGGGCTGGCTGATTGGCAGATTGTCGTCTCCGAATCCCAAGAACGCATGACAATCAGCACCGATAATGTCGAAGCATTGCTCGCCATGGCCAACCGCTTTGATGTGATGGCTGTGGCCATTGGCCAGTTTGATGACAGTGGTTATTTTAGAGTGACCCGCGAGGGCAAGACTGTTGCTCTGCTCAATCTCGAGTTTTTGCATGATGGTGCTCCAAGGCTGGCTCTCCAATCTAAATGGACATTTAGAGCTGAAGTAGAAGTTGGTCAGCCCGCTTTTGCTATAGATAACGACAAAGATTTGACACCAGTCTTTAAAAAAGTCCTGGCTCACCCCAATGTCTGCAGTCGTGAAGCAATCATCAGACAATATGATCATGAGGTGCAGGGTGGTAGTGTGATTAAGCCGCTCATGGGACCTGCGCAAAAATCTCCCTGTGATGCTGGTGTTGTCCTGCCTCGTTTAGGCAGTGACAGAGCGCTTGCCGTCTCCTGCGGCATGACTCCTTTGCTCAGTCAATTTGATCCTTATCTCATGGCTCAGTGCAGTGCCGATGAAGCCGTGCGCAATGCTGTTTGCGTGGGAGCCGATCCTGATAGCATTTCTTTGCTCGATAATTTTTGCTGGCCCGATCCGGTGCAGTCCGACAAAAATCCTCTCGGTCAAGAAAAACTGGCTCAACTTGTGCTATCGGTCAAAGGCCTGCACGACATCTGCATGGAGTACGGCACACCGCTTATCTCTGGCAAAGACAGCATGAAGAACAACTTTGATGATGGCAAATTGCATCTGGCCATCGAGCCCACATTGCTTGTTTCGGCCATGGGTATAGTGCCCGATTGCAACCTGGCTGTCAGTAGTGACTTCAAAAACGAAGGTGACCTCGTCTATCTGATAGCAGCTGGTGCGCCTGCGCTCACTGCTTCGGTGCTGGCTGACTTGGATAGTGATTTAAATAGCTCGCGTTTGCCGCATCTCAATACCGCTCTCGCTCTCACTCTCTATCGCCGTCTCTATCAGGCTACCGGGTCGGGACTTGTGCAATCTATGCATGATGTCTCCGATGGTGGATTGGCAATTACTCTGGCAGAGTGTGCGCTGGGCGGTGCTATCGGACTGAGCGCCACTCTCAGCCCAGTTTATTTTGCTCACCTGGCAATCAAAGAGACCCTGCGCCGTAGTTTGATGGATAGCCGTGCTCTTGCATTTGCTGAGGGACCGGGCATGATTGTGGCTTCGGTAGCACCGGGCGATCAAGCCAAGTTTGAAAAACTCTTTGATCAATTGCCGCTCTATCAGATTGGCAAAGTGGGCGGCAATCATTTTGAGCTCAAAGATAATGACGGTCACAAACTCGTCAGTCTGCCGCTCAGTGAGCTACTACCAGCCTTTGAAAGCCAGGCTCATATGATGGGGGTAAACTGA
- a CDS encoding phosphoribosylformylglycinamidine synthase subunit PurQ produces MTKPKALVLYGDGINCQLETAYALEVAGFAPELVTCLSLKENLQKLKDDCQLLALPGGFSFGDEVRSGKVLAVKMRAYMGDAIAQFCQSGKLIVGICNGFQALVQLGILPLGEVAKGDQDRTVTLAHNSGGKFMDRWVDLNVSGKSAYFAGLSQLSLPVRHGEGRLVLRDEASQSTRIKALAPLRYVSDINGSFDQIAALVSPSDKVLGLMPHPECYIRHSQKPDWTRHKSDKTLTESVPAGLQIFLNARSMLN; encoded by the coding sequence ATGACTAAGCCCAAAGCACTTGTACTCTATGGCGATGGTATCAACTGTCAGCTCGAAACAGCTTACGCTCTGGAAGTGGCCGGCTTTGCTCCTGAGCTTGTCACCTGCCTCAGTCTCAAAGAGAACTTGCAAAAGCTCAAAGATGATTGTCAGCTCCTTGCTTTGCCCGGTGGTTTTAGCTTTGGTGATGAAGTGCGCTCCGGTAAGGTCCTGGCTGTCAAAATGCGGGCGTATATGGGAGATGCCATTGCCCAATTTTGTCAGAGTGGCAAATTGATTGTTGGTATTTGCAATGGCTTCCAGGCGCTCGTGCAGCTCGGCATCCTGCCTTTGGGTGAAGTGGCAAAAGGCGATCAAGATCGTACAGTGACACTGGCCCACAATAGTGGTGGCAAGTTTATGGACCGCTGGGTGGACCTCAATGTCTCCGGTAAGAGTGCTTATTTTGCTGGACTGAGTCAGTTATCCTTGCCGGTGCGCCATGGTGAAGGACGCCTGGTCCTGCGCGATGAAGCCAGTCAAAGCACCCGCATCAAGGCCCTTGCGCCACTGCGCTATGTCAGTGATATCAATGGATCATTTGATCAAATCGCTGCTCTAGTCAGTCCCTCTGATAAAGTGCTCGGTCTCATGCCCCATCCCGAATGTTATATCCGTCACAGTCAAAAGCCTGATTGGACCAGGCACAAAAGCGACAAAACATTGACTGAGAGTGTGCCTGCTGGGCTCCAAATATTTCTCAACGCTCGCTCTATGCTCAACTAA
- the purM gene encoding phosphoribosylformylglycinamidine cyclo-ligase codes for MTDNLSADKPKSYLQSGVNIELADKFVGKIKAMTQVSSDKLLKGAGGYAAVYANSPGERAVAVTTDGVGSKLLLCEEFDTYDTIGIDLVAMCANDLICVGARPALFLDYYACGRLDLARSEALIRGIVGAVKECDMLLVGGETAEMPDLYSANHFDLAGFAVGFVEPGEIMTGAISPGDIVVSVASTGLHSNGYSLARKLIAPGHKLRRELITATALYVRPFNLVHKKLGADLTGAANITGGGWTNLLRLNSKVGFDLKAQPLMPIFEALKEEVELSELYRTFNMGMGFALIVKGEQAAKEAIATFATFDMHAQIAGKVTDQAGQVVIDNTIVLK; via the coding sequence ATGACTGACAATCTCTCAGCTGATAAGCCCAAAAGTTATTTGCAGTCCGGTGTCAATATCGAGCTGGCCGATAAGTTTGTTGGCAAAATCAAGGCGATGACTCAAGTTAGCTCTGACAAGCTCCTCAAGGGGGCTGGTGGCTATGCTGCTGTCTATGCCAATAGTCCTGGTGAGCGAGCCGTCGCTGTCACCACAGACGGTGTGGGCTCCAAACTTTTACTCTGTGAGGAGTTTGATACTTACGACACGATTGGTATAGATCTTGTCGCTATGTGCGCCAATGATCTGATTTGCGTGGGGGCAAGACCGGCGCTCTTTCTCGATTATTATGCTTGCGGTCGCCTTGACCTGGCACGCTCTGAGGCGCTTATCCGGGGTATTGTGGGCGCAGTCAAAGAGTGCGACATGCTCCTGGTGGGCGGTGAGACGGCTGAGATGCCAGACCTTTATAGTGCTAATCACTTTGATCTGGCTGGCTTTGCTGTTGGTTTTGTCGAGCCTGGTGAGATTATGACCGGTGCTATTAGCCCTGGTGATATTGTTGTGTCAGTCGCCTCCACCGGGCTGCACTCTAACGGTTACAGTCTGGCCCGTAAGCTCATTGCCCCCGGGCACAAGCTGCGCCGTGAGCTAATCACTGCCACTGCTCTTTATGTCCGTCCTTTTAATCTTGTCCACAAAAAACTTGGCGCTGATTTAACCGGTGCTGCCAATATCACTGGTGGTGGCTGGACCAATTTACTCAGACTCAATAGCAAGGTTGGCTTTGATCTCAAAGCGCAGCCGCTAATGCCAATCTTTGAAGCTCTTAAGGAGGAGGTAGAGCTATCTGAGCTGTACCGCACCTTTAATATGGGTATGGGTTTTGCTCTCATCGTAAAAGGAGAGCAAGCAGCAAAAGAGGCAATAGCCACTTTTGCTACTTTTGATATGCACGCTCAAATTGCTGGCAAAGTCACTGACCAAGCCGGCCAGGTAGTAATCGATAACACAATTGTCCTTAAGTAA
- the purH gene encoding bifunctional phosphoribosylaminoimidazolecarboxamide formyltransferase/IMP cyclohydrolase has protein sequence MYTVLASVFDKTNLVDLLNKIKPVAAKAGGLKVVATGTTCGFLKDAGFDCVKVEEMTGFPEILEGRVKTLHPKVFAGILSRANDADRATLKEHGITEIDLVIVNLYPFAEKMKLNLGLDKLIEYIDIGGVSLLRAAGKNYDRVSVLGTPDDYQAFAKAYEAGQVDKAFRLKLAARVFQLTAAYDALIEQVLSAPEGEVNANFPQAMSFNLKQVTSLRYGENPHQAAAWYQPPQLDNEGDVQFPPFEQLAGKELSANNIVDCYALVRILRDVRMATSSKSEAACIIKHNNPCGVAIGKTTEEAFDRAYGTDPLSAFGGIYGFSGKVTASLASKIVQGFVEIVAAPEFEEEALKIFNSKKNMRVLKLKPELLAGKDGKSSANLVRIKDMGDFGLILEKDVEKAVSVAEFETACGDKNITTDLSDDLAFAWNVVKHLTSNAIVVVKDGNAVGFGIGQTSRVASVKLALTQGGDLCHGAILASDAFFPSIDSIEQCGDAGIKVIIQPGGSIKDKDVIARASELGITMLLTGQRCFRH, from the coding sequence ATGTATACAGTATTAGCCAGCGTTTTTGATAAGACCAATCTTGTCGATTTGCTAAATAAGATCAAACCAGTAGCCGCCAAAGCTGGCGGACTAAAAGTCGTTGCTACAGGCACCACCTGCGGCTTTCTTAAAGATGCCGGTTTTGATTGTGTCAAAGTAGAAGAGATGACGGGCTTTCCCGAAATCCTCGAAGGACGAGTTAAGACACTGCATCCCAAAGTTTTTGCTGGTATTCTCTCCCGCGCCAATGATGCTGACCGTGCCACTCTTAAAGAGCACGGCATCACTGAAATCGACCTGGTGATAGTCAATCTTTATCCCTTTGCCGAAAAGATGAAACTCAATCTCGGTCTCGATAAACTAATTGAGTATATCGATATCGGTGGTGTCAGTTTGCTTAGAGCCGCTGGTAAAAACTATGACCGCGTCTCAGTACTGGGTACTCCTGATGATTATCAAGCTTTTGCCAAGGCTTACGAGGCCGGTCAAGTGGACAAAGCTTTTAGACTCAAGCTGGCTGCTCGAGTATTTCAACTAACAGCAGCCTATGACGCTTTGATTGAGCAAGTACTCTCAGCTCCCGAAGGCGAGGTTAACGCTAACTTCCCTCAGGCAATGTCCTTTAATCTCAAGCAAGTAACATCTCTGCGTTATGGCGAAAACCCACACCAAGCAGCCGCCTGGTACCAGCCACCACAACTGGACAATGAAGGTGATGTGCAGTTTCCGCCCTTTGAACAGTTAGCGGGTAAAGAGCTATCGGCTAATAATATTGTCGATTGCTATGCTCTCGTCCGTATCCTGCGTGATGTGCGCATGGCTACTTCTAGTAAGAGTGAAGCCGCTTGTATCATCAAGCACAATAATCCCTGTGGTGTTGCTATCGGCAAAACCACCGAAGAAGCCTTTGACCGCGCTTATGGTACTGACCCGCTCTCTGCTTTTGGTGGTATCTATGGCTTTAGCGGCAAAGTGACAGCCTCTCTTGCTAGCAAAATTGTGCAGGGCTTTGTCGAAATAGTTGCTGCTCCAGAATTTGAAGAAGAAGCACTGAAGATATTTAACAGTAAGAAAAATATGCGTGTGCTTAAGCTCAAACCAGAACTCCTGGCTGGCAAAGACGGTAAGTCATCAGCCAATCTGGTGCGCATCAAAGACATGGGCGACTTTGGTCTCATCCTCGAAAAAGATGTCGAAAAGGCTGTCTCCGTAGCTGAGTTTGAAACCGCCTGTGGTGACAAGAACATCACTACCGACTTGTCTGATGATCTGGCTTTTGCCTGGAATGTCGTCAAACATCTCACATCCAATGCCATCGTGGTCGTCAAAGACGGCAACGCTGTTGGTTTTGGTATCGGTCAGACCAGCCGGGTAGCAAGTGTCAAATTGGCTCTTACTCAAGGAGGCGATCTCTGCCACGGAGCAATTCTTGCCAGCGATGCATTCTTCCCCAGTATTGATAGCATCGAACAATGCGGCGATGCCGGCATCAAAGTGATTATCCAGCCCGGTGGCAGCATCAAAGACAAAGATGTAATTGCCAGAGCAAGCGAGCTTGGTATCACCATGCTACTCACTGGTCAACGCTGCTTCCGTCACTAA
- the purE gene encoding 5-(carboxyamino)imidazole ribonucleotide mutase, producing MASNDAKPLVGLVMGSKSDYQYMTHSRDILVKAGVAHETLVVSAHRTPERMYEYGKTAIERGIKVIIAGAGGAAHLPGMLSALTTLPVLGVPVPGTQGAGVDSLLSIVQMPAGIPTATFAMGRAGAVNAALFALQILALNDPTLAQFLKDERKRLEGEAIASSANLLEG from the coding sequence ATGGCAAGTAATGATGCTAAACCACTAGTCGGTCTTGTGATGGGTAGTAAAAGTGACTACCAGTACATGACTCATAGCCGCGACATCCTGGTCAAAGCCGGTGTTGCGCATGAGACCCTGGTGGTCAGCGCCCACCGTACACCTGAGCGCATGTACGAATATGGCAAGACTGCCATAGAGCGCGGCATCAAAGTGATAATTGCCGGAGCAGGTGGCGCCGCCCACCTGCCTGGCATGCTCTCTGCTCTCACTACTTTGCCCGTGCTCGGTGTGCCTGTGCCAGGTACACAGGGCGCTGGCGTGGATAGCTTGTTGTCCATTGTGCAGATGCCCGCTGGCATACCGACAGCCACTTTTGCCATGGGGCGAGCTGGTGCCGTTAATGCTGCGCTTTTTGCTTTGCAAATACTGGCATTAAACGATCCCACTCTGGCTCAGTTTTTAAAGGATGAGCGCAAAAGATTAGAAGGCGAAGCCATTGCTTCAAGCGCTAATTTGCTTGAGGGCTAA